ATTACAAAAATACCTTTTTTGAAAAAATATGAAACATTCAATGGCAATTCGAGTATTAACGACCCAGCATAAACGCCAAGGGCAAGCAAAAATAGACTGTGAATCCGGTCTATGAGCAGCACGATTAAATCATCCCAATCCTTAGTAGATTTCTTTGACAAATGATCTAAGCGCCTTTTAGCGATCATTTTTCCGAAACGCATTACCAGATAAATAGCTCCAGCAATTGTTAGAGCAGTAAGCCAATTATAAATAGGATTGTGATAGAGTATTAGATCGGACACCATCTTATCTCCTTATTTTGAGCACAGCAAGTTCCTGGATAGAACTACCGGTGCATTCCAAGGATCTTGCCTATTTTGTCATGTTGTTTACCCTTCAGGCTTCGCTTTCAGCTACGCCCGACAAGCCCGGAAAACCTGAGAACTTCAGGCTCTACGAGCAGCGCCTGCGTCGCCTTTATAGCTGAGGGTTCGAAGTAAAGAACTACGACTTCACGCTCAGACGCATTGACTCTGAAGCCCTCAGGCTTTTGCAACGTTGGGGTAAAGTGAGGGTTTAGCTTTTCATACTATTGATTTTGGTCGGTCAAACAAACGGCTTAAGCATATAGATGATATCGCTTTCCCTGGATGGATATGGGGTCATGATACTCTGGCGAAACAGTACATCAATAGCGATGTTGTTGACCATGGCAAGGGTAAAGATGGTAATCAATCCCGTGGTATTGTCTGACAACAAATGGGCCCCCAGCAAGCGGCCATCTTCTCCCACAAGCACCTTATAGGCCGCCGATGTCATCCCCACCCGTTTGTAGGTGGGCCAGTCAAGGCCTTTTTCAAAACGCTTCCGATAGGCCATGCCCTTATCCTTGAGGCTGTCCTCCGTAGCCCCCACCATCCCATATTGCGGGTAGCTAAATAGCACTGTCGGCACTGCCGAATAGTCCATGACCGATTTGCTTTTCTCACCCCTGATATGACCGGCAATGGCATCGGCCGCCACTTTTGCTTCAGCGTCCGCCACCCGGGCCAGCTGGACAGTAGCGGCGCAATCACCCACGGCATAAACCTGTGCGTTCGTGGTCGCCATTTTTCGATCAACGGTTATTCCACCCCTTTTACTCTCTATCCCGGCTTTGCTCAAATCCAGATCCTTTATATTGGCGCTGCGGCCAGCGCCGTTGACCACGATATCCGATTCAAAGCGGCGGCCACCCTTGGTTAAAACCGAGAAACCGTCTCCATCTTTTCTAATGGCTTCAACATCCACATCACAAACAATATCGATACCTTCCCGTTTGGATGCTTTTGTCAGCAGATCAACCATTTCCCGGTCAAAGGGCCTTAACGGATGCGGTCCGTTTTCCAGTATCGTGCAACGGTGCCCCGTCGACCCCATTCGTGCGGCGAAATGGGCAAATTCAAACGAAATAAAACCGCCGCCGATAAATGTGATCCGGGGGGGCAATTGAGCCAGTTCCATAAATTCTGTGCTGGTAAGCATGAAATTCGCACCATCTATGGGCAATTGTACCGGAACCGCACCGGTAGCCAAAACAATGTACTTGGCGGACAGCGGGTGATCGTCTACAGAGAGAGTCACAGGGCCTGTAAACCGGGCACGCCCCCGTATTAAATCGATATTGGCTTCTTTCAACCCGTTGACTGTATTGTCTGGCACCTTTGCTGTATATCTGTTTTTCGCGTCGCGTAGAGCGC
The genomic region above belongs to Deltaproteobacteria bacterium and contains:
- a CDS encoding NAD(P)/FAD-dependent oxidoreductase, whose translation is MAKRYDVLVIGTGTAGLTAADELNRKGLTVGMVEHSKRPGGTCALRGCQAKKWFYEGAETVARSRDLSGIGSTAPATASWRALRDAKNRYTAKVPDNTVNGLKEANIDLIRGRARFTGPVTLSVDDHPLSAKYIVLATGAVPVQLPIDGANFMLTSTEFMELAQLPPRITFIGGGFISFEFAHFAARMGSTGHRCTILENGPHPLRPFDREMVDLLTKASKREGIDIVCDVDVEAIRKDGDGFSVLTKGGRRFESDIVVNGAGRSANIKDLDLSKAGIESKRGGITVDRKMATTNAQVYAVGDCAATVQLARVADAEAKVAADAIAGHIRGEKSKSVMDYSAVPTVLFSYPQYGMVGATEDSLKDKGMAYRKRFEKGLDWPTYKRVGMTSAAYKVLVGEDGRLLGAHLLSDNTTGLITIFTLAMVNNIAIDVLFRQSIMTPYPSRESDIIYMLKPFV